The Streptococcus oralis region GTTAGACTGTGGTATTGTTTTAGTTGGTCTACCTGCGTTACCAAATGCTAATCTGAATGGAGCGACTAAAAAATTCAGTAATGGTAGTGCCTTGCTTTTACTCACGGATCGAAACAAAGCGTCAGACATTTTCTGGTTCTCACTATTTCATGAGATTGGACACATTCTGGAGAATGATTTTTCATCTGATGAAGGAAACAGTGAGTCCTATCTTCGTTCTGAGGAACAGGCAGACCAGTTTGCAAAAGATCTATTGATTAGACCAGGAGACTATCAAGCTTTTGTCAAAAAAGGAAACTTTGCGAAGTCTGATATTCTTCGCTTTTCTGAGGAGATAGATATTCATCCGAGCGTTGTTTTAGGCAGATTACAAAATGAGGGTATTCTAGGTTTTGACCGTTTCAGAGAACTAAAAGAAAATTATTACTTTGTTTCCTAAGTGTCAGGAAACTTTAGAAGAAGAAAAAAGATTCATACAGTCAGTCATGTGAAGCTCATAATTCGCTCATTTTTTAGATACAACTTTGTTTCCATATTTCCTGGAAACTGATAGATAACAAGGAGAAACATGGAACAAATTAACCAAAAATCCCAGTGTCAGCAACTCTGGGCTAGGAACAAATACCTCGTTTTGAGCCATTCCAGCAATATTTATAATGAAATTCGCCAATATCTCAAGAATGAACAGGTGGAGGTAAGTCATGTTCAGGAACTGATCGACCGTGCCTGTCAAATCCCTGAGCATAGGGGTCAGGTTTGCAATGCCTTTCAGCATATTTGGGGTTATTTCAAAAAGAAAGCGACAGATGTTGAGCGCAAAGACTATATGCTCTTGCTGGATCGCTACCGCTTTGGTCAAGCTTCTAAGCAAGATTTGATTGCTAAGACTCGAGAGTTACTTGATCGCTATCCCAATACCTACTTGCAACATTCGACTTTACTGAAAGGAGACACCCATGAGACTTTGGCATGAGGCTTTGATTTCACAACTTCCCCGTCCGCAACTTTTGGGGCAACATAGAGAGTGTTGCGCCCTGCGTGGTAATGGCTGGGGCAAAAAGCATGCGACGGTTGATTATGTCTTTACTCACTCGCCCTATCGTCTCTATGCCTATCATCGCTTGATCATGGAGGAGATGGCTAACCGTGACTATAATGTCAGTCCAGAATGGCTAGACAAGAACTACCGTGGTAAGACTTGCCCTCCTTATCAAGATTTAGCAGAGGAGAAGCTAGGCAAGCCCATCTATAGTGAGCATGATGCAGGATACTATGAGGAATGTCTGGCTAATCTCCGAGAGAAAGGCATTGAGTTGGTGTAAGAGTCAGGAATAGCTCCACATTATAACTCTTCTCGTAATTTTTTCGAATAATAAAAATGAGACCTTTAGAATGATTCTAAGGTCTTCTTTTTATGAGTATTAGGATTTACTTTTAATAACTTTTAAGTTATAATTGAATTAGAAAGAGGTTGCTTGGTGCATACAATTTACTTCTATAAGGACAAAAATGGAAATGAGCCAGTCTTAGATTATATGAGAGAATTGGCTAGAAAGAAGAGTAAGGATAGTCGCATCAAACTCAATAAACTAAACGACTATATCGAGTTGCTTAGTCAGCATGGGACTAGAGCTGGTGAACTCTATATCAAACATTTGGAAGATGAGATTTGGGAACTAAGACCTCTGAGGGATAGGATTTTATTTGTAGCGTGGCTTGATGGGAGTTTTGTTCTCTTACATCATTTTGTCAAAAAGACTCAGAAAACTCCTAGGAGAGAGATTGATAAAGCCAAGCGTGAACTGAAGGACTTAAAAGAAAGAGGGTTAAGTGATGAAGAATAGTGCTATTGGGAGTAATTGGAAAGATGTCCGCTCTGAACTCTTCACCAAGGAGGAAATCCTTGAAAGTGATATGCGAGTGGCTATCATGAGTGAGTTGATTGAAGCCAGACACGAGCAAGGTATCAGTCAGAAAAAGCTAGAGGAACTCAGTGGAGTGAGCCAGCCTGTCATAGCTAGGATGGAGACAGGAAAGACTAGTCCTCAGTTGGATACGGTCTTAAAAGTCTTAGCCAGTTTAGGAAAGACACTAGCAGTCGTCCCACTTGAACAGGAAAAAAATTGATAGAGATGAGATTACTTGGTTGGCTAAAATCATCCACTGGATAATTTTACCTCCCGTCCGCACTTTTTCAGGGAAATATCAGAATTAGAAAAGAAAACCAACCTATAGTCTTTTCTAATAACAAGCCATAGTCACTGATGAGAATCGTCAATAGCTCGTTTGAGCATTTCAACTAAAATAC contains the following coding sequences:
- a CDS encoding YbgA family protein — translated: MEQINQKSQCQQLWARNKYLVLSHSSNIYNEIRQYLKNEQVEVSHVQELIDRACQIPEHRGQVCNAFQHIWGYFKKKATDVERKDYMLLLDRYRFGQASKQDLIAKTRELLDRYPNTYLQHSTLLKGDTHETLA
- a CDS encoding TIGR02328 family protein, whose protein sequence is MRLWHEALISQLPRPQLLGQHRECCALRGNGWGKKHATVDYVFTHSPYRLYAYHRLIMEEMANRDYNVSPEWLDKNYRGKTCPPYQDLAEEKLGKPIYSEHDAGYYEECLANLREKGIELV
- a CDS encoding type II toxin-antitoxin system RelE/ParE family toxin, which gives rise to MHTIYFYKDKNGNEPVLDYMRELARKKSKDSRIKLNKLNDYIELLSQHGTRAGELYIKHLEDEIWELRPLRDRILFVAWLDGSFVLLHHFVKKTQKTPRREIDKAKRELKDLKERGLSDEE
- a CDS encoding helix-turn-helix domain-containing protein; the protein is MKNSAIGSNWKDVRSELFTKEEILESDMRVAIMSELIEARHEQGISQKKLEELSGVSQPVIARMETGKTSPQLDTVLKVLASLGKTLAVVPLEQEKN